Proteins from a single region of ANME-2 cluster archaeon:
- a CDS encoding dihydroorotate dehydrogenase, with amino-acid sequence MSSTDLSIQLTGLELETPTILAAGVLGTTGASLKRMTGEGAGAVVTKSIGSEPKEGHPNPTMLKLDCGFLNAMGLPNPSYRDFRKELSIASEGGVPVIASVFGAHPDEFVEIIIGLKGASAYELNVSCPHASGYGTVVGTDPVLVEEITRAAKRTTDVPVWVKLTPNVTDIVEIGEAASRGGADAVVAINTVRGMAIDIHSGYPILGNLYGGLSGPAVRPVAVKCVYDLYKALDIPVIGVGGIGSWQDAVEMMMAGASAVQVGSAVHDNVNIFSEITSGLSAYLKANDHCLDDIIGLAHRKVEP; translated from the coding sequence ATGTCCTCAACCGATCTTTCGATACAACTTACCGGGCTTGAACTGGAAACCCCGACCATACTGGCGGCAGGCGTTCTTGGCACCACAGGTGCCTCACTGAAACGTATGACTGGGGAAGGTGCGGGTGCTGTGGTCACAAAGTCCATAGGCTCCGAGCCTAAGGAAGGCCACCCGAATCCTACTATGCTCAAACTGGATTGTGGGTTCCTGAATGCAATGGGCCTGCCAAATCCGTCTTACAGGGATTTCAGGAAAGAACTTTCGATTGCCAGTGAAGGCGGTGTTCCTGTGATCGCCAGCGTTTTCGGGGCACATCCGGATGAGTTTGTAGAAATAATTATCGGACTCAAAGGTGCCAGTGCCTACGAATTAAATGTAAGCTGCCCCCATGCCAGTGGTTACGGAACTGTAGTTGGTACTGACCCGGTACTGGTGGAAGAGATCACCAGGGCTGCCAAACGGACAACCGATGTACCGGTGTGGGTCAAGCTCACCCCGAATGTCACAGATATAGTGGAGATCGGTGAGGCTGCGAGCAGGGGTGGAGCCGATGCTGTTGTTGCTATCAATACGGTACGGGGCATGGCTATAGATATCCATAGCGGGTATCCGATACTTGGCAACCTGTACGGTGGCCTTTCCGGCCCTGCAGTACGTCCGGTGGCTGTAAAATGCGTATATGACCTGTATAAAGCACTGGACATCCCTGTCATTGGTGTGGGAGGTATCGGAAGCTGGCAGGATGCAGTGGAGATGATGATGGCTGGGGCTTCGGCGGTACAGGTTGGCTCTGCCGTTCATGATAATGTTAATATTTTCAGTGAGATTACCAGTGGATTGTCCGCTTACCTGAAGG
- a CDS encoding CBS domain-containing protein yields the protein MDLSSKIHEIIRELDLKEVQRWTALSILVGIVGGIVAIIFYSGLYYATYYLLGGIGGYFPITPRGDVDLLPVVTGEPNRLLLILLPMLGGLLAGYLVYRFAPEAEGHGTDSVIDSYHQKQGVIRTRVPFIKALTSMITIGSGGSAGREGPIAQISAGFGSILATRLHLTDRDRRILVICGMAAGVGSIFKAPLGGAIFAIEVLYRQGSESEGIVPAFISSTIAYSIFCSVFGWGSLFIMPNYQFTHPYELVFYALLGIACAAVGIFYVHIFYGMRNIFNRLTIPRHYRPAIGGFLLGILAFFVPESLGVGYGLIQQAIDQQLVVGLMLLLVFAKILATSFTISSGGSGGVFGPSLVIGAMLGGVLGLTFHTLFPTIVLQPATFVLVGTAALLAGVAKTPIAAIIMVSELSGNYNLLPPLMLASTLAYVLSGRWSIYEKQVATRMDSPAHRREMTIDVLELVTAKEAMSSDIITIDPATKIQTVLNLIHKYGHLGYPVLDNLELVGMVTFEDAEKVPTDERDSVTAGDIMTRSLIVTYEDENLEKALRKLLDNNIGRLPVVDRDDPTILSGLLTKYDIIRVHAQLSSKLCRLPPMRK from the coding sequence ATGGACCTCAGCAGCAAGATACATGAAATAATACGTGAACTCGACCTGAAAGAAGTCCAGAGATGGACAGCCCTCAGCATCCTTGTAGGTATTGTGGGCGGAATTGTTGCCATCATATTCTATTCAGGCCTGTATTACGCCACCTATTACCTATTAGGAGGCATCGGCGGATATTTTCCAATTACCCCAAGAGGTGATGTTGACCTCCTGCCCGTTGTTACAGGCGAACCCAACCGTTTATTATTAATACTGCTCCCCATGCTCGGCGGACTGCTTGCAGGCTATCTGGTGTACCGCTTTGCCCCCGAGGCCGAAGGGCACGGCACCGATTCGGTTATCGATTCCTACCACCAGAAACAGGGTGTGATCAGGACCCGGGTCCCCTTTATCAAAGCACTGACATCCATGATAACCATCGGTTCCGGAGGAAGCGCAGGCAGGGAAGGACCCATAGCCCAGATCAGTGCAGGTTTCGGTTCCATACTTGCCACCAGGCTCCACCTCACTGACCGGGACCGCCGCATTCTCGTGATATGCGGCATGGCTGCCGGTGTGGGCAGCATATTCAAGGCCCCACTTGGCGGCGCAATATTCGCAATCGAAGTACTGTACAGGCAGGGTTCGGAATCAGAGGGCATCGTGCCCGCCTTTATCTCGTCCACCATCGCCTATTCCATATTCTGCTCAGTGTTCGGCTGGGGCTCCCTGTTCATCATGCCTAATTACCAGTTCACCCATCCATACGAACTTGTTTTCTATGCACTGCTTGGTATCGCATGTGCAGCCGTTGGTATCTTTTATGTACATATCTTCTACGGCATGAGGAACATCTTCAACAGATTGACCATCCCCCGGCATTACAGGCCTGCCATCGGCGGCTTTTTGCTTGGCATCCTTGCATTTTTCGTACCCGAAAGCCTGGGCGTAGGGTACGGGCTCATCCAGCAGGCCATAGACCAGCAACTTGTAGTAGGGCTTATGTTGCTACTGGTATTTGCCAAGATCCTTGCCACATCCTTCACAATCAGCAGCGGGGGCAGCGGTGGTGTGTTTGGTCCCTCACTGGTGATAGGGGCAATGCTGGGCGGCGTGCTGGGACTGACCTTCCATACTTTGTTCCCCACTATAGTATTGCAGCCAGCTACCTTTGTGCTGGTCGGGACGGCAGCCCTGCTCGCAGGTGTGGCAAAAACACCCATCGCCGCAATAATAATGGTATCAGAACTTTCAGGCAACTACAACCTGCTGCCCCCCCTTATGCTTGCCTCCACCCTGGCATATGTTCTGTCAGGCAGATGGTCCATATATGAAAAGCAGGTGGCTACAAGGATGGACTCCCCTGCCCACCGCCGCGAGATGACAATAGATGTGCTGGAACTAGTAACGGCAAAGGAAGCTATGAGTAGCGATATCATAACAATCGACCCTGCCACAAAGATTCAGACAGTACTGAACCTCATCCATAAATACGGTCATCTGGGGTATCCTGTCCTGGATAACCTGGAGCTGGTCGGTATGGTGACCTTTGAAGATGCGGAAAAAGTCCCCACCGATGAAAGGGACAGTGTAACTGCCGGTGATATCATGACCCGCTCGCTGATCGTGACCTATGAAGATGAGAATCTTGAAAAAGCTTTAAGGAAATTGCTGGATAACAATATCGGGAGACTACCTGTTGTGGACAGGGATGACCCCACCATACTATCCGGACTGTTGACTAAATATGACATTATCAGGGTACACGCACAGCTAAGCTCGAAACTTTGCAGGCTCCCACCGATGCGAAAATAA
- a CDS encoding class I fructose-bisphosphate aldolase family protein: MQTNVIRSLNIGKLVRMERIFDRETLRTIIIPMDHGVGAGPIKGLTDLSKMVNKVAEGGANAVLGHMGLPKYGHRGYGRDVGLIIHLSASTSLGPDPNHKVLVTSVEEAIKVGADAVSVHVNIGAEDEAEMLKGLGMIASKCDEWGMPLVAMMYPRGPKVDSEHDVEYVRHAARVGAELGADIVKTNYTGDPDSFREVVDGCPVPIVVAGGPRMETERDLLQMVYDSIQSGGRGVAIGRNVFQADDPAVLVGKISKVVHNGYTVDEVYG; the protein is encoded by the coding sequence ATGCAAACAAATGTCATAAGGTCTCTAAACATTGGGAAATTGGTACGGATGGAACGGATTTTTGACAGGGAAACTCTTCGGACAATCATTATTCCCATGGATCATGGTGTTGGTGCAGGTCCCATTAAAGGATTGACCGACCTGTCGAAAATGGTGAACAAAGTGGCAGAAGGCGGCGCCAATGCTGTACTGGGACACATGGGCTTACCCAAGTACGGCCACCGTGGTTACGGCAGGGATGTGGGACTGATCATACACCTGTCAGCGTCCACTTCACTGGGCCCTGACCCTAACCATAAGGTACTGGTCACATCAGTGGAAGAGGCAATAAAAGTGGGAGCAGATGCAGTATCGGTACATGTTAACATTGGTGCCGAGGATGAAGCAGAGATGTTGAAGGGACTGGGCATGATCGCCAGCAAATGCGATGAATGGGGTATGCCCCTTGTGGCAATGATGTATCCAAGGGGACCAAAGGTTGATTCCGAACATGATGTAGAGTACGTCAGGCATGCGGCCCGGGTAGGTGCCGAACTTGGCGCAGATATTGTCAAGACAAATTATACCGGTGACCCGGATTCATTCAGGGAAGTGGTTGACGGCTGTCCTGTACCAATAGTTGTAGCCGGAGGACCCAGGATGGAGACTGAGCGTGACCTTTTGCAGATGGTATATGATTCAATACAGTCAGGCGGGCGGGGTGTGGCAATAGGAAGGAACGTATTCCAGGCAGATGACCCGGCCGTTCTGGTAGGTAAAATTTCAAAGGTTGTGCATAACGGATATACAGTTGACGAGGTCTATGGATAG
- a CDS encoding DUF4258 domain-containing protein yields MTEPNDLMFEVTTPLGFKVTTSRNYWEYIITVKHPIVKGMESDVIDTLKNPDFIRQSKTDENVHMFYRNIKYHNKNYHMCVVTNNSQGFIITAYITDRIKEGVQIWKK; encoded by the coding sequence ATGACAGAACCTAATGATTTAATGTTTGAGGTGACAACACCCCTTGGTTTTAAAGTTACTACCTCAAGAAACTACTGGGAATATATTATCACTGTGAAACATCCAATAGTAAAAGGTATGGAATCTGATGTAATTGACACGTTGAAAAATCCAGATTTCATCCGTCAGAGTAAAACAGATGAAAATGTCCATATGTTTTACAGGAATATAAAATACCACAATAAGAACTATCATATGTGTGTAGTAACAAATAATAGTCAAGGATTCATCATTACAGCTTACATCACAGATAGAATAAAAGAAGGTGTCCAGATATGGAAAAAATAA
- a CDS encoding CBS domain-containing protein, translating to MTRGVTSVPMDITLREVAKIMVDQDVSGVAVTDHNGEIMGFITEMDMLHVVVDKSLLDNTAEAIMTTSLKSISPSTDLENASKVMLDARIHRLIILSEQGMGASDRPVGILSASDIIRQLTL from the coding sequence ATGACAAGGGGGGTAACTTCGGTTCCCATGGATATCACCCTCAGAGAAGTTGCAAAAATAATGGTTGACCAGGACGTTTCTGGCGTAGCAGTTACAGACCATAACGGGGAAATTATGGGATTTATCACAGAAATGGACATGTTGCATGTAGTTGTCGATAAATCACTGCTGGATAACACTGCCGAAGCAATAATGACGACTTCGTTAAAATCGATTAGCCCTTCCACTGATCTGGAAAATGCTTCCAAAGTCATGCTGGACGCACGTATTCACAGACTGATCATACTATCCGAACAAGGTATGGGGGCATCAGACCGTCCTGTGGGTATTCTAAGTGCCAGTGATATCATCAGGCAACTGACGCTGTAA
- a CDS encoding DUF2283 domain-containing protein, translated as MEKIKVIINRESNTLDVWFDEPEKEFICEETGDEVILKKDKDNRVIGFEKLNLLIDKNVNVPIEVTAT; from the coding sequence ATGGAAAAAATAAAAGTCATCATCAACCGGGAATCAAACACACTTGATGTATGGTTCGATGAACCTGAAAAGGAATTCATCTGTGAGGAAACAGGAGACGAAGTGATACTCAAAAAGGATAAGGACAATAGGGTAATTGGATTTGAAAAGCTAAATTTGCTCATTGACAAAAATGTAAATGTACCAATAGAAGTAACAGCCACATAA